The following are encoded in a window of Haloarcula laminariae genomic DNA:
- a CDS encoding DUF3105 domain-containing protein, whose product MVDCEYCEASFDGEDAYLDHLADEHGGELGAIDRRRVEGRASDDDGGVSLAVVAGVVGAVIALGAVVYVTQLSGGGGGDGIEAAALDDSGDSERLSAVEQFPSEGTQHVPESRDVDYEQSPPLSGPHYNTPTEGGFYEESQPAGNIVHALEHGAVVIYYDESAMNESARNSLQEFASTHTGTWRSVIVVPNENESAESDFVLTAWRNRMYMDSYDAQTVHAFLSEFLGRGPENPVR is encoded by the coding sequence ATGGTTGACTGCGAGTACTGTGAGGCGTCGTTCGACGGCGAGGACGCGTATCTGGACCACCTCGCCGACGAGCACGGAGGGGAACTCGGCGCTATCGACCGGCGGCGCGTCGAGGGCCGCGCGAGCGACGACGACGGCGGCGTCTCGCTCGCTGTGGTGGCGGGCGTCGTCGGGGCCGTCATCGCACTCGGCGCCGTCGTCTATGTCACGCAGTTGAGCGGCGGCGGCGGTGGCGACGGTATCGAGGCCGCGGCACTCGACGACTCCGGCGACAGCGAGCGGCTCTCGGCGGTCGAGCAGTTCCCCAGCGAGGGGACCCAGCACGTCCCGGAGAGCCGGGACGTCGACTACGAACAGTCCCCGCCCCTGTCTGGGCCCCACTACAACACGCCGACGGAGGGGGGGTTCTACGAGGAGTCCCAGCCCGCGGGTAACATCGTCCACGCGCTGGAACACGGTGCCGTCGTCATCTACTACGACGAGAGCGCGATGAACGAATCGGCCCGCAACAGCCTCCAGGAGTTCGCCAGCACCCACACCGGGACCTGGCGCAGCGTCATCGTCGTCCCGAACGAAAACGAGAGCGCCGAGTCCGACTTCGTCCTGACGGCGTGGCGCAACCGCATGTACATGGACAGCTACGACGCTCAGACCGTCCACGCGTTCCTCTCGGAGTTCCTCGGCCGCGGTCCCGAGAACCCGGTTCGGTAA
- a CDS encoding enoyl-CoA hydratase/isomerase family protein, which produces MVRTTAEGDVRVLTLSRPARRNALDRDALSALSDAVAEASEPVLYLHGEGRAFCAGADLEVVRDLDDDAAADFAALGQRVANELAAYDGAVVAGIDGAARGGGVELALACDLRVATPGATFAETGVKLGLFGAWGGTTRLPRVVGEGEAMDLALSGRTVGAEAALRMGLVSRVTDDPRAVADELAAVDHDALRTLKRRLRDDTDQATGDERERAAFADLVETAEFS; this is translated from the coding sequence ATGGTCCGGACAACGGCCGAGGGAGACGTGCGCGTGCTGACGCTGTCGCGGCCGGCGCGGCGCAACGCGCTCGACAGGGACGCCCTGTCTGCACTGTCGGACGCCGTGGCCGAGGCGAGCGAACCGGTCCTCTATCTCCACGGCGAGGGGAGGGCGTTCTGTGCCGGCGCGGACCTGGAGGTGGTGCGGGACCTCGACGACGACGCGGCGGCCGACTTCGCCGCGCTGGGCCAGCGGGTCGCGAACGAACTGGCGGCCTACGACGGCGCCGTCGTCGCCGGTATCGACGGGGCGGCCAGGGGCGGCGGCGTCGAGCTGGCCCTGGCCTGTGACCTGCGGGTCGCCACGCCCGGGGCGACGTTCGCCGAGACCGGGGTGAAACTGGGGCTGTTCGGCGCGTGGGGCGGGACGACGCGGCTCCCCCGCGTCGTCGGCGAGGGCGAGGCGATGGACCTCGCGCTGTCGGGTCGGACCGTCGGCGCCGAGGCGGCGCTGCGGATGGGGCTCGTCTCGCGGGTCACCGACGACCCCCGCGCCGTGGCCGACGAGCTGGCCGCGGTCGACCACGACGCGCTCCGGACGCTGAAACGTCGGCTCCGGGACGACACCGACCAGGCGACCGGCGACGAGCGCGAGCGGGCGGCCTTTGCCGACCTGGTCGAGACGGCGGAGTTCTCGTAG
- a CDS encoding DUF7114 family protein: protein MEEVAAVRRAALAGVDDIEPERLHDRLAARLDDASFAPGVLTLVAEAAARDQAVDDSDADRAAGVQLIYEGLALTRRLAHDDPWTTGDRDAADLDILIADILVSRGFYLLARTGAAEAAVDVVREFGKDQTELRATGNDDLDGNLEADICELAVVAGVTAAGHEPTAALRAVGPDLASDGLPAVDTLLSGEVADRLTGHDSQAAADH, encoded by the coding sequence ATGGAGGAAGTGGCGGCGGTCCGTCGAGCCGCGCTGGCAGGCGTCGACGACATCGAGCCCGAGCGGCTCCACGACCGCCTCGCCGCCCGGCTGGACGACGCTTCGTTCGCGCCGGGCGTGTTGACCCTCGTCGCCGAGGCGGCCGCTCGCGATCAGGCGGTCGACGACAGCGACGCGGACCGCGCCGCCGGCGTCCAGCTCATCTACGAGGGGCTCGCGCTGACCCGCCGGCTCGCCCACGACGACCCCTGGACCACCGGCGACCGCGACGCCGCCGACCTGGACATCCTCATCGCCGACATCCTCGTCTCCCGGGGGTTCTATCTGCTGGCCCGCACCGGAGCCGCCGAGGCCGCCGTCGACGTGGTCCGGGAGTTCGGCAAGGACCAGACCGAACTCCGGGCGACCGGCAACGACGACCTCGACGGCAACCTGGAGGCGGACATCTGCGAACTCGCCGTCGTCGCCGGCGTCACCGCCGCCGGCCACGAGCCGACGGCGGCGCTGCGCGCGGTCGGTCCCGACCTGGCGAGCGACGGGCTTCCCGCGGTCGACACCCTGCTGAGCGGCGAGGTCGCCGACCGGCTGACCGGTCACGACAGTCAGGCCGCCGCCGACCACTGA
- a CDS encoding DUF2061 domain-containing protein yields MSPLASIRAALAGLLTRSPHQRVSRALVKTLLYRTLMIVITVLVALSVTGDTGQALSIGLVANVVKTGTYYGYERVWDRISWGV; encoded by the coding sequence GTGTCGCCTCTCGCGTCAATTCGAGCGGCCCTGGCCGGCCTTCTGACGCGGTCACCACACCAGCGGGTGTCCCGTGCGCTGGTCAAGACGTTACTGTACCGGACGCTTATGATCGTCATCACCGTCCTAGTCGCGCTGTCCGTCACTGGCGACACCGGCCAGGCACTGAGCATCGGTCTCGTGGCGAACGTCGTCAAGACAGGGACGTACTACGGGTACGAACGGGTCTGGGACCGTATCTCCTGGGGCGTCTGA
- a CDS encoding acyl-CoA thioesterase yields MPKIADTHIVNRERVQPTHANNYNSAHGGIVMKWMDEIGAMSAMRAAEESCVTAQMSSVDFERPIPIGDNALVESYAYETGRTSVRVRIDVSAENPHTGETESTTSAYATFVAVEDGKPTPVPDLQVGGEKCKRLREKALAEEPSRE; encoded by the coding sequence ATGCCCAAGATTGCCGATACGCACATCGTCAACCGCGAGCGCGTCCAGCCCACCCACGCCAACAACTACAACAGCGCCCACGGGGGCATCGTGATGAAGTGGATGGACGAAATCGGCGCGATGTCCGCGATGCGGGCCGCCGAGGAGTCCTGTGTCACCGCCCAGATGTCGAGCGTCGACTTCGAGCGCCCCATCCCCATCGGCGACAACGCTCTCGTCGAGTCCTACGCCTACGAGACGGGCCGGACGAGCGTCCGCGTGCGCATCGACGTCAGCGCCGAGAACCCCCACACCGGCGAGACCGAGTCCACCACCTCGGCCTACGCCACGTTCGTCGCCGTCGAGGACGGCAAGCCGACTCCGGTCCCGGACCTCCAGGTCGGGGGCGAGAAGTGCAAGAGGCTCCGCGAGAAGGCCCTCGCCGAGGAACCGAGCCGGGAGTGA
- a CDS encoding AIM24 family protein, whose protein sequence is MDIDQFITDNGPEEGGDTFQLENSKLLDIAVDGTVTAKAGSMVAYEGDLSFTGSSNAEGGLTGFIKSKATSEGTPVMEVEGTGHLYVADDAKEIQIMDLDADESISVNGNDVLAFESSVDYSISTIGSLSGASAGGLTNVFLEGPGHIAITTHGSPLVLTPPVKTDPQATVAWSADNSPSSSVNRSLSDMVGQSSGEQYQLEFTNPDGFVVVQPFEEGNPGQQQ, encoded by the coding sequence ATGGATATCGACCAGTTCATCACCGATAACGGACCGGAGGAGGGTGGCGACACCTTCCAGCTAGAGAACAGCAAGCTCCTCGACATCGCCGTCGACGGGACTGTCACGGCCAAGGCCGGCTCGATGGTCGCCTACGAGGGGGACCTCTCCTTTACCGGCAGTTCGAACGCCGAGGGCGGTCTCACGGGGTTCATCAAGTCGAAGGCGACCAGCGAGGGGACCCCCGTGATGGAGGTCGAGGGGACCGGCCACCTCTACGTCGCCGACGACGCCAAGGAGATACAGATAATGGACCTCGACGCCGACGAGTCCATCTCGGTCAACGGCAACGACGTCCTCGCCTTCGAGTCGAGCGTCGACTACAGCATCTCGACCATCGGGAGCCTCTCGGGGGCCTCCGCGGGCGGCCTGACGAACGTCTTCCTCGAAGGGCCGGGCCACATCGCCATCACGACCCACGGGAGTCCGCTCGTGCTCACCCCGCCGGTCAAGACGGACCCGCAGGCGACGGTGGCCTGGAGCGCCGACAACTCCCCCTCCAGCAGCGTCAACCGCAGCCTCTCGGACATGGTCGGTCAGTCCTCCGGCGAGCAGTACCAGCTCGAGTTCACCAACCCCGACGGCTTCGTCGTCGTCCAGCCCTTCGAGGAAGGCAACCCGGGCCAACAGCAGTAG
- a CDS encoding DUF5784 family protein, whose translation MAGPLRFRHSTERWNEDRVRRDLLSPLEDTFGAELTGPWFAPPEGWAARRLEMDNGDLALFIWNGQEAYWLGNTQTPETLWRTDKYTFEHSPGPIAEWAQRELLAQLEVEDPWLTEYEALAHFFLPVFLSKDGRDSTRTFFRDHAAGFPDADREDGLRFYDDFLATGVLDDYRYTMASKLGTSEGFDLSRMRATMGEFNAAKLLVDAGNDIVPEVELDSGHSVDFRVDDTLVEVTRPRPPSRRQIDTAIGALKASGDAKTRDQLAAHPGAVLAVDCTSFRDDEWRRVHAEKPSVGYEPLVVFRYRPDGRVEGYSRGSVPFPLPF comes from the coding sequence GTGGCTGGCCCGCTTCGATTCCGACATTCGACGGAACGCTGGAACGAGGACCGCGTCCGGCGTGACTTGCTCTCCCCGCTCGAGGACACCTTCGGCGCCGAACTGACCGGCCCGTGGTTCGCCCCGCCCGAGGGGTGGGCGGCCCGCCGGCTGGAGATGGACAACGGCGACCTTGCGCTTTTCATCTGGAACGGACAGGAGGCCTACTGGCTCGGGAACACACAGACGCCCGAGACCCTCTGGCGGACGGACAAGTACACGTTCGAACACAGCCCCGGCCCCATAGCCGAGTGGGCCCAGCGGGAACTGCTCGCCCAGCTGGAGGTCGAGGACCCGTGGCTCACCGAGTACGAGGCGCTCGCGCACTTCTTCCTGCCCGTCTTCCTCTCGAAGGACGGCCGCGACTCCACGCGGACCTTCTTCCGCGACCACGCCGCCGGCTTCCCCGACGCCGACCGCGAGGACGGCCTGCGGTTCTACGACGACTTCCTCGCGACCGGCGTGCTGGACGACTACCGCTACACGATGGCCAGCAAACTGGGGACCAGCGAGGGCTTTGACCTCTCGCGGATGCGGGCGACGATGGGCGAGTTCAACGCCGCGAAGCTGCTCGTCGACGCGGGCAACGACATCGTCCCCGAGGTCGAACTGGACTCGGGCCACTCCGTCGACTTCCGCGTCGACGACACCCTCGTCGAGGTGACGCGGCCGCGGCCGCCGAGCCGCCGCCAGATAGACACCGCCATCGGCGCGCTGAAGGCCTCCGGCGACGCCAAGACCCGCGACCAGCTGGCGGCCCACCCCGGCGCCGTCCTCGCCGTCGACTGCACCTCCTTCCGCGACGACGAGTGGCGGCGGGTCCACGCCGAAAAGCCGAGCGTCGGCTACGAGCCGCTCGTCGTCTTCCGCTACCGGCCCGACGGCCGGGTCGAGGGGTACTCGCGGGGCTCGGTCCCGTTCCCGCTGCCATTTTGA
- the citZ gene encoding citrate synthase, translated as MSDNLKKGLEGVLVAESGLSVIDGDAGKLVYRGYTIEDLANGASYEEVLYLLWHGHLPDQSELDDFESEMASERAVDDAVLATVRGLAEADEDPMAALRTAVSMLSGFDPAPEDADPTDEAVNLATGRRITAKIPTIIAAFARIRDGDEPIEPREDLSHAANFLYMLNDEEPDDVLADVFDQALVLHADHGLNASTFSSIVTASTLSDLHSAVTSAIGTLKGPLHGGANQDVMEMLKEVDDAEMDPLDWVKTALDEGRRVSGFGHRVYNVKDPRAKILGERSKELGEAAGSLKWYEMSTTIEDYLMEEKGLAPNVDFYSASTYYQMGIPIDIYTPIFAMSRVGGWVAHVAEYIEDNRLIRPRARYTGPDPDETTFVPLADR; from the coding sequence ATGTCCGACAACCTCAAGAAAGGGCTGGAGGGAGTCCTCGTCGCCGAATCCGGTCTCAGTGTGATTGACGGTGACGCGGGTAAACTCGTTTACCGGGGGTACACTATCGAGGACCTCGCGAACGGCGCCAGCTACGAGGAGGTCCTGTATCTCCTCTGGCATGGGCACCTCCCCGACCAGTCCGAACTCGACGACTTCGAGTCGGAGATGGCGAGTGAGCGGGCGGTCGACGACGCCGTGCTCGCGACGGTCCGCGGGCTGGCCGAGGCCGACGAGGACCCGATGGCCGCGCTCCGGACAGCGGTGTCGATGCTCTCCGGATTCGACCCCGCGCCCGAGGACGCCGACCCGACAGACGAGGCGGTCAATCTCGCTACGGGCCGCCGTATCACCGCGAAGATTCCGACGATCATCGCCGCCTTCGCCCGCATCCGCGACGGCGACGAACCCATCGAGCCCCGAGAGGACCTGAGCCACGCCGCGAACTTCCTCTACATGCTCAACGACGAGGAACCCGACGACGTGCTGGCCGACGTCTTCGACCAGGCGCTGGTGCTGCACGCCGACCACGGCCTCAACGCCTCGACGTTCTCGTCGATCGTCACCGCCTCTACCCTCTCGGACCTCCACAGCGCCGTCACGTCGGCCATCGGCACCCTGAAGGGGCCGCTCCACGGCGGCGCCAACCAGGACGTCATGGAGATGCTCAAGGAGGTCGACGACGCCGAGATGGACCCCCTGGACTGGGTCAAGACCGCCCTCGACGAGGGCCGGCGGGTGTCCGGCTTCGGCCACCGTGTCTACAACGTCAAGGACCCCCGCGCGAAGATTCTCGGCGAGCGCTCGAAGGAGCTGGGCGAGGCCGCCGGCTCGCTGAAGTGGTACGAGATGTCCACCACCATCGAGGACTACCTCATGGAGGAGAAGGGGCTCGCCCCGAACGTCGACTTCTACTCGGCGTCGACGTACTACCAGATGGGCATCCCCATCGACATCTACACCCCCATCTTCGCGATGTCCCGCGTCGGCGGCTGGGTCGCCCACGTCGCCGAGTACATCGAGGACAACCGCCTCATCCGGCCCCGCGCGCGCTACACCGGACCGGACCCCGACGAGACGACGTTCGTTCCGCTCGCGGACCGATAG
- a CDS encoding potassium channel family protein encodes MESTGTVEYEPVSVKAVLSEMKDTAELLIDLSYSAVLLGSDDVASEVLELEAKMDVLQLRARMSLLMACRSTEDAESLAPVLGMVGAAEKISDAAGDIAKVVLEDIGLPDTMRAALPEAVETLVRATVAADSPLAGQSLGALNLETETGVRALAIRRQGSWLLNPTRETELQAEDVVLLRGPEDGVSEVYQDATGDPYEPPEPPQGDTQDLERAIDSIVLMKDMGELAVDLAYGAVLFDSEAVAEEVVELEAEVDALQSRFEAWTLRAAADMDDPVSLRGLVHLARSTEVISDAALEISEGVLRGLSTHPVVAEAVRESDEILVRATVAEESDLAGRTIGDVAVKTETGMRIIAIRRPAGESDRTGREGGEWVVSPGPETPLMAGDVLLAKGTRTGGERLDALTGPSGRA; translated from the coding sequence ATGGAGTCTACGGGCACGGTGGAGTACGAGCCGGTGAGCGTCAAGGCGGTGCTCTCGGAGATGAAAGACACCGCCGAGCTACTTATCGACCTCTCGTACTCGGCCGTACTGCTGGGCAGCGACGACGTGGCCAGCGAGGTGCTGGAACTGGAGGCCAAGATGGACGTACTCCAGCTCCGGGCCCGCATGAGCCTGCTTATGGCCTGTCGGTCGACCGAGGACGCCGAGTCGCTGGCGCCGGTGCTGGGGATGGTCGGCGCCGCCGAGAAGATAAGCGACGCCGCCGGCGACATCGCGAAAGTCGTCCTGGAGGACATCGGCCTGCCGGACACGATGCGGGCGGCCCTGCCCGAGGCCGTCGAGACGCTGGTGCGTGCGACCGTCGCCGCCGATTCGCCGCTGGCCGGCCAGAGCCTGGGCGCGCTGAACCTCGAAACCGAGACCGGCGTGCGTGCGCTGGCTATTCGCCGTCAGGGGAGCTGGCTGCTCAACCCCACCCGGGAGACGGAGCTACAGGCCGAGGACGTGGTCCTCCTGCGCGGTCCCGAGGACGGCGTCAGCGAGGTGTACCAGGACGCCACGGGCGACCCGTACGAGCCGCCGGAACCGCCACAGGGAGACACACAGGACCTGGAGCGAGCCATCGACTCAATCGTCCTGATGAAAGACATGGGTGAGCTCGCGGTAGACCTGGCCTACGGCGCCGTGCTCTTCGACAGCGAGGCCGTCGCCGAGGAAGTCGTCGAACTCGAAGCCGAGGTGGACGCGCTGCAGTCGCGGTTCGAGGCGTGGACGCTCCGGGCGGCCGCCGACATGGACGACCCCGTCTCCCTGCGCGGGCTGGTCCATCTGGCCCGCTCGACGGAGGTCATCTCCGACGCCGCCCTCGAGATCAGCGAGGGCGTGTTGCGGGGGCTCTCGACCCACCCCGTCGTCGCCGAGGCCGTGCGGGAGTCCGACGAGATACTCGTCCGGGCGACGGTGGCCGAGGAGAGCGACCTGGCCGGCCGGACCATCGGCGACGTCGCCGTGAAGACCGAGACGGGGATGCGCATCATCGCCATCCGGCGGCCGGCCGGCGAGAGCGACCGCACCGGCCGCGAAGGCGGCGAGTGGGTCGTCTCGCCCGGCCCGGAGACGCCGCTGATGGCCGGCGACGTACTGCTGGCGAAAGGGACCCGCACGGGCGGCGAACGGCTGGACGCGCTCACGGGGCCGAGCGGGCGAGCCTGA
- a CDS encoding DUF7536 family protein: MSESEPESGAAAMVAALNVPRNAKYGFSLSVLLTAGLVALFVLPGTARPTYLYGALAFVLVVSLGGLLTALFTVVSAVRLARSAP, encoded by the coding sequence GTGTCCGAGTCCGAACCGGAGAGTGGCGCGGCGGCGATGGTCGCCGCGCTGAACGTCCCGCGGAACGCCAAGTACGGCTTCTCGCTGTCCGTCCTCCTGACGGCGGGGCTGGTCGCGCTCTTCGTCCTCCCCGGGACCGCCCGGCCGACCTACCTCTACGGCGCGCTGGCGTTCGTGCTGGTCGTCTCACTTGGCGGCCTGCTGACGGCGCTTTTCACCGTCGTCTCGGCGGTCAGGCTCGCCCGCTCGGCCCCGTGA
- a CDS encoding succinylglutamate desuccinylase/aspartoacylase family protein, translating to MVTLGTASAAPGEIDTGRLEVGESRDGSPVGLPVAVINGSQDGKTLYMQAASDGDELNGVGVIQRVVPQLDPTELSGTILVCGIVNYHAFQVAEHRNPIDDTKMNRAYPGDASGTSSERIAAATHDAAVSADLVVDLHQGSTSRMIEEVRVRCGSRHRLHEQCLELAKVFDCGYILDQKGPDGQLARTAPDEGVPTIDPELGGCVGWDEQSIRAGVDGVFNVLRYYGFLPGAYTPSPQTRATGFEQYGSPVGGLVDFHPNLGDRVSRGDTLFEVTDVFGGTKAEVTAESSGIFWRSRRLPQVATGEYVCSLGTNIDTY from the coding sequence ATGGTAACTCTCGGTACGGCGAGTGCCGCTCCCGGTGAGATAGACACCGGGCGTCTGGAGGTCGGCGAGAGCCGCGACGGCAGCCCCGTCGGGCTACCCGTCGCGGTCATCAACGGGTCACAGGACGGGAAGACGCTCTACATGCAGGCCGCGAGCGACGGCGACGAGCTGAACGGCGTCGGCGTCATCCAGCGGGTCGTCCCGCAGCTGGACCCGACCGAGCTCTCGGGGACGATTCTCGTCTGTGGCATCGTCAACTACCACGCCTTCCAGGTGGCCGAACACCGCAACCCCATCGACGACACGAAGATGAACCGGGCCTACCCGGGCGACGCCTCGGGCACCTCCAGCGAACGCATCGCCGCGGCGACCCACGACGCCGCCGTCAGCGCCGACCTCGTCGTGGACCTGCACCAGGGCTCTACCTCCCGGATGATAGAGGAGGTCCGGGTGCGGTGTGGCTCCCGGCACCGCCTCCACGAGCAGTGCCTCGAACTCGCGAAGGTGTTCGACTGCGGCTACATCCTGGACCAGAAAGGCCCGGACGGCCAGCTCGCCCGGACCGCGCCGGACGAGGGCGTCCCGACCATCGACCCCGAACTCGGGGGCTGTGTGGGCTGGGACGAGCAGTCGATTCGGGCCGGCGTCGACGGCGTCTTCAACGTGCTCCGGTACTACGGCTTCCTGCCCGGCGCGTACACGCCGTCGCCACAGACCCGCGCGACCGGCTTCGAACAGTACGGCTCGCCGGTCGGCGGGCTCGTGGACTTCCACCCGAACCTGGGCGACCGCGTGAGCCGCGGGGACACGCTGTTCGAGGTGACCGACGTGTTCGGCGGGACGAAAGCCGAGGTGACGGCCGAGTCGTCCGGTATCTTCTGGCGCTCGCGGCGGCTCCCGCAGGTCGCAACCGGCGAGTACGTCTGCTCTCTCGGGACGAACATCGACACGTACTAG
- a CDS encoding DUF7511 domain-containing protein: protein MSSESSPSDIETRHPLPQDEFSEALLTSELEPTADGGQRALLYPTDKPDVEMATHWLAVPEGLLVDLDGIR, encoded by the coding sequence ATGAGCAGCGAGTCGTCGCCGTCGGACATCGAAACGAGACACCCACTTCCGCAGGACGAATTCAGCGAGGCGTTGCTCACCAGCGAACTGGAGCCGACCGCCGACGGCGGGCAGCGCGCCCTGCTGTACCCCACCGACAAACCGGACGTGGAGATGGCGACCCACTGGCTCGCGGTCCCCGAGGGGCTTCTCGTCGACCTCGACGGCATTCGGTGA
- a CDS encoding tRNA(Ile)(2)-agmatinylcytidine synthase has protein sequence MTVVGLDDTDSRETGMCTTYAAADLAERIRDAGGTVERLLLVRLNPAVEHKTRGNAALAVHTDLDADRAAPLARETLDLAQTDDPKTNPGAVVADCAPDGVPARVADFALDAIREIQDPTTATLLADTAGFARFQRGDGRGLVGALAAVGAWSALSDWTYEHIAYREPERWGSDRCVDAESVRAAADSRYPAVWDTVDRASGYPVCVPRTPCPILYGIRGDDPDACRAVADAIESEPVDRRATFVTNQGTDVHLQDGTVETVADDSAYRIDGTVAAAPETREGGHVFLSVADGGERPEGSRVPADPGSDGDARLQCAAFEPTKRFRDRVRALRVGDRVTVCGEVADGTLKLEKFAVRELVRTEPATPTCPDCGGTMSSAGRGQGYRCRDCSTSADGKVDRPIERDLEPGWYEVPPVARRHISKPLVRGGFDGMTHPER, from the coding sequence GTGACTGTCGTCGGACTGGACGATACGGACTCCCGGGAGACGGGGATGTGTACGACCTACGCCGCCGCCGACCTGGCCGAGCGGATACGCGACGCCGGCGGGACGGTCGAGCGCCTGCTCCTCGTGCGGCTCAACCCGGCGGTCGAGCACAAGACCCGCGGCAACGCCGCGCTGGCGGTGCATACGGACCTCGACGCCGACCGGGCGGCGCCGTTGGCCCGCGAGACGCTCGACCTCGCACAGACCGACGACCCGAAGACGAACCCCGGCGCCGTCGTCGCCGACTGCGCGCCCGACGGCGTTCCGGCGCGGGTCGCCGACTTCGCGCTCGACGCGATTCGGGAGATACAGGACCCGACGACGGCGACGCTGCTCGCGGACACCGCCGGTTTCGCCCGCTTTCAGCGGGGCGACGGCCGCGGGCTCGTCGGCGCGCTGGCGGCCGTCGGCGCGTGGTCCGCCCTCTCCGACTGGACCTACGAACACATCGCCTACCGCGAGCCCGAGCGCTGGGGCAGCGACCGCTGCGTCGACGCCGAGAGCGTCCGTGCCGCGGCGGACAGCCGGTACCCGGCGGTGTGGGACACCGTCGACCGCGCCTCGGGGTACCCGGTCTGTGTCCCCCGCACGCCCTGTCCCATCCTCTACGGGATTCGGGGCGACGACCCCGACGCCTGCCGCGCGGTCGCCGACGCCATCGAAAGCGAGCCCGTCGACCGCCGGGCGACGTTCGTGACGAATCAGGGGACCGACGTCCACCTGCAGGACGGCACCGTGGAAACGGTGGCCGACGACAGCGCCTACCGCATCGACGGGACCGTCGCCGCGGCGCCCGAGACCCGCGAGGGCGGCCACGTCTTCCTGTCCGTCGCGGACGGCGGTGAGCGACCTGAAGGGTCGCGAGTCCCGGCGGACCCCGGATCCGACGGCGACGCCCGGCTCCAGTGTGCCGCGTTCGAGCCGACGAAGCGGTTCCGCGACCGCGTGCGGGCGCTTCGTGTGGGCGACCGCGTCACCGTCTGCGGCGAGGTGGCCGACGGGACGCTGAAACTGGAGAAGTTCGCGGTCCGGGAGCTGGTCCGAACCGAGCCGGCCACCCCGACCTGTCCGGACTGCGGGGGCACGATGTCCTCGGCGGGGCGCGGGCAGGGCTATCGCTGCCGCGACTGCTCGACCAGCGCCGACGGCAAGGTCGACCGCCCGATAGAGCGCGACCTCGAACCCGGCTGGTACGAGGTGCCGCCGGTGGCGCGGCGCCACATCTCGAAACCGCTCGTTCGGGGCGGGTTCGACGGGATGACGCATCCCGAGCGGTAG
- a CDS encoding transcriptional regulator, which translates to MSRSALVGNVTAMLEDAGFLVSDRCAIRPKSFDIAARRGEDVLLVKILGNIDAFDARTGAEMRRLGTYLNATPIVVGLRTRDEELKPGVVYFRNGVPVLSPDTALDLFVEEVPPLIYAAPGGLYVNIDSEVLADIREEKEWSLGKLAKELGVSRRTVSKYEDGMDASVEIAAELEDLFDAPLTSPVSVLDGAEEIRDEEPTPEDPDVAPEDEPIATVFTRIGFEVHPTNRAPFKTVNENAKRREQVLTGHSAFTEAAEKRARIMSSVGEVTRTRSVYVVDELTRESVDGTALIEKTEMEEIQDADDLRDLIMERGEEPQEDAA; encoded by the coding sequence ATGTCAAGGTCGGCACTGGTAGGCAACGTAACCGCCATGCTCGAGGACGCCGGGTTCCTCGTGAGCGACCGGTGTGCGATTCGACCGAAGAGCTTCGACATCGCGGCCCGCCGCGGCGAGGACGTGTTGCTCGTGAAGATACTGGGCAACATCGACGCCTTCGACGCCCGGACCGGCGCGGAGATGCGCCGGCTGGGCACCTACCTCAACGCGACGCCCATCGTCGTCGGCCTTCGCACCCGCGACGAGGAGCTGAAACCGGGCGTCGTCTACTTCCGCAACGGCGTCCCCGTCCTCTCGCCCGACACGGCGCTCGACCTCTTCGTCGAGGAGGTCCCGCCGCTCATCTACGCCGCGCCGGGCGGGCTGTACGTCAACATCGACTCCGAGGTCCTGGCGGACATCCGCGAGGAGAAGGAGTGGTCGCTCGGCAAGCTCGCGAAGGAGCTCGGCGTCTCCCGGCGCACGGTCTCGAAGTACGAGGACGGGATGGACGCCTCCGTGGAGATAGCGGCCGAGCTCGAAGACCTCTTCGACGCGCCGCTGACCTCGCCGGTCAGCGTGCTGGACGGGGCCGAGGAGATACGCGACGAGGAGCCGACGCCGGAGGACCCCGACGTGGCGCCGGAGGACGAGCCCATCGCCACGGTCTTCACCCGCATCGGCTTCGAGGTCCACCCGACCAACCGGGCGCCGTTCAAGACGGTCAACGAGAACGCCAAACGGCGCGAGCAGGTGTTGACCGGCCACTCGGCCTTTACCGAGGCCGCCGAGAAGCGCGCCCGCATCATGTCCTCGGTCGGCGAGGTCACGCGGACCCGCTCCGTCTACGTCGTCGACGAGCTCACCCGCGAATCCGTCGACGGGACGGCGCTCATCGAAAAGACGGAGATGGAGGAGATACAGGACGCAGACGACCTCCGGGACCTCATCATGGAACGCGGCGAGGAACCCCAGGAAGACGCGGCCTGA